GAGATGATGGCCCTTTATCAGCGGGAGAAGATCAATCCGCTGGCGGGCTGTCTGCCGATGGTGGTGCAGATCCCGGTCTTCTACGCCCTATACAAGGTGCTGTTCGTGACCATCGAAATGCGTCACGCTCCCTTCTTCGGCTGGATCCGCGACCTGTCCGCGCGCGACCCCTCGACCGTGTGGAACCTCTTCGGCGCCGTGCCGTGGGACCCGGCCACCCTGCCGGTTTTGGGCGGCATCCTGAACGGCCCGCTGCACCTGGGCGTCCTGCCGCTGGTCTATGGCTTCACCATGTGGCTGCAGATGGCGATGAACCCGCCGGCGCAGGACCCGATGCAGCGCCAGATCTTCGCCCTGATGCCGATCGTCTTCACCTTCATCATGGCCCCGTTCGCGGCCGGCCTGCTGATCTACTGGGCCTGGAACAACGTCCTGTCGATCATCCAGCAATATGTGATCATGCATCGCTTCGGGGCCGAGAACCCGATCGACAGCTTCATCGCCCGTTTCAAGAAGGCCTGATCGTTTGGACGCTTCTGACGAGCCCAAGGTCGGCGAATACGCCGACGCCGAGATCGAGGCGGCGCGCATCCTGTTCGCGCGCCCCGCGACCTTCATCATGGGCTGCGCCAAGATCGAGCAGTTGCCGACGCCGGACCTGCCCGAGATCGCCTTCGCCGGCCGCTCGAACGTCGGCAAGTCCAGCCTGATCAACGGCCTGGTCGGCATGCACAAGCTGGCGCGCGCCTCGAACGAGCCGGGCCGCACGCGCGAGGTCAACTTCTTCGATCTGGACGGTCGGATGCGTCTGGTCGACCTGCCCGGCTACGGCTGGGCCAAGGCGTCGAAAACGACGGTTAAGAAGTTCCAGGACCTGGGCCGCGACTACCTGCGCGGCCGGGTGACGCTGAAACGCGTCTATCTGCTGATCGACAGCCGTCACGGCCTGAAGAAGGTCGATGACGAGGCGTTGGACGCCCTGGACCTGTCGGCCGTCTCCTATCAGATCGTCCTGACCAAGGCCGACAAGCTGAAGGCGGGCGAAGCCGCGAAGGTCCAGGCCGCGACGCTCAAGGCCATCGCCAAACGCCCCGCCGCCTATCCGCACGTGGCTGTCACGTCGTCGGAAAAGGGCTTCGGTCTGCCCGAACTGCGCGCCGAGATCATGCGCACCACGGGCGTCACCCTGGACTGAACCGCTCGCGGCGGTATGAACCGTTAAGCTAGACCCGCGTTATCCGCTCGGTTCTTAACGAGAGGGGAGCGCGCCATGCGTTCAGCGATCATGGGCGGCGTCGCCGTCGCCTGCCTGCTGGGTCTGTCGGCCTGCGGAAACAACACCAAGACTGAAGCTCCAGCTGCTGACGGGGCTGAGACCGCCTCGACCGCCGCCGCGCCTGCGATGCTCGATGCGCCCAAGCCCGGCCTGTGGCGCGTGTCCACGGCGATGGAAGGCATGCCCGGCGGCGCGGCCATGGCGCCGCAGGATGTCTGCATCAAGGAAGCCAAGTTGGAGGCTCCCGCCAATGCCCAGCAGCCGGGCGCCGACTGCACGACCCAGCCCTTCGCGCGCCAGGGCGACGCTATGGTCGCCACGTCGACCTGCGCCCTGCCGGGCAATATGAAGGCTGACTCCACCATCCGCGTCACCGGCGACTTCAACAGCCGCTACGTGACCGAAGTGACGACCAGGATGGACCCGGCGCCGACGCCCCAGATGGCCCAGACCAAGGTCACCATGACGGCCGAGCGCATCGGCGACTGCCCCGCCAGTCAGTAATCGCTCGCGGGCCGGCGCCTGGCAAAAGAGCCCGATTGTCCGGGCGGACATGGCGCCGCTGCGAAGCGGCCCCATATCGGTCGGATGATCCCTCTGTCCATTCTCGACCTCGCCCCCGTCCCCGAAGGCTCCGACGTGGGCCAGGCGCTCGCCAACACCATCGATCTGGCCCGCCACGCCGAACGGCTGGGCTACAATCGCTACTGGCTGGCCGAGCATCACAACATGCCGGGCATCGCCAGCGCGGCGACCTCGGTGGTGATCGGCGCAGTGGCGGCGGCGACCAAGACCATCCGCGTCGGGGCCGGGGGCGTCATGCTGCCCAACCACGCCCCTCTGGTCATCGCCGAGCAGTTCGGCACCTTGAACGCGCTATATCCCGGCCGCATCGACCTGGGACTGGGGCGCGCGCCGGGCTCGGATCAGGCGACGGCGCGGGCCCTGCGCCGGACGCTTCAGGGCGACCACGACGCCTTCCCGCAGGATGTGATGGAGCTGATGCAGTGGTTCGCGCCCGCCACGGCCGATCAGCGCATCATCGCCAATCCGGGCGAGGGGCAGGACGTGCCGATCTGGATTCTGGGCTCCTCGACCTATGGCGCCCAACTGGCGGCGCATCTGGGCCTGCCCTACGCCTTCGCCAGTCATTTCGCGCCCGGCGAGATGATGCGGGCCATCGACATCTATCGGCAAACCTTCCGTCCATCGCCGCATCTGGACAAGCCCTACGTCATGCTGGGCTATAACGCCTTCGTGGCCGAGACGGACGAGGCGGCGCGCCTGTTGTTCACCTCGGTCCAGCAGGCTTTCGTCAACCTGAGAACCGGCCGCCCCGGCAAGCTGCCGCCGCCGGTCGAAGGCTATTACGAGCGTCTGGACGGCGCCGCGCGGGGCATGATCGACGCGGCCCTGGCCTGTTCGGCCGTCGGCGCTCCGGCGACGGCCCGGGCCGCCCTTGACGTCTTCATCGCCCAAACCGGGGCCGACGAACTGATGCTCACCAGCCAGATTTGGGACCCGGCCGCGCGGATACGATCGCTGGAGCTTCTGGCCGAGGCGGCAGGGCGAACCGGGCGATTGCCCTAGATAGCGGAGTAGGGCGCCTGGAAATGCGCGATGAGCCTGGCTTCATCTGCGAAATAAGGGTTCGACAGGTGCACGGGCGCTGGAACTTCCGCCTGGCCTGCCGGCCTGCGGAACATGGTCAGACAATCCAGAAGCGCCGCGTCGATCCAGGTGACCACTTCCTGCACCACCATTTGACCGCCATGGACGGAAACGAGGTCCGCGACCGCTGAGGCGGAGACGGAATGCGCCCGACTATGGTCGTTCTGGCCCTCGACGAGTTGAGACTGGGCATAGTTGGAATGATGAATGAAGGCCGTGCCGCCGGGCTTCAGTTTACGGAGGATCTCGGCGACATAGGCTTGCAGGACGTCTATTTCTGCGTGGACCAGCGAGTCGAACGAGAAGACGACATCGAACGATGCGTCTGGGGCGGCGGCGAGCGACAGGCCGTCGTTGCTCTCAAAGCGGGCGTGTGAGGCATTGGAAAATCTGTTGCGACAGGCTTCGACGCAGGACGCGTTCAGATCGATGCCGAGGTAGCGTTCGCAGTTGGGGAGCAGGAAACGCGTCCAGCGACCGTAACCCGGCGCGATCTCTAGGATGCTGGAAGCAGGAAGCAGCCGGTGGAGCCTGGGGAATAGCGAGCCATACCATTGGGCTTCGCTGCCTCCCCAAGGAACGCTCCATTCTTCACCTGCCTCCTCCCAGCCGTAGTTGTCGCCCCAAAGCGAAGTATTCCAGCTGAGATCAGGCATCTTAGGCTCGCTTCCTAGTGTTGAAAAAGAGGTCGTCCAGTCGCGGTTATCCTTAGTCAGAGTGCAAGTAACGCGAGCCTCGCCAAGGCTGTCAATGTCCGTCTGTACGCGCGCTCTAGATGTCCGACGGAGGCAGGAAGCATAGGGGCGTGGGGCCCTTGATCGAGGCGTCGCCGGAGGCTGTCGTGCGGCCGCAGGCGGCGCCGAGGCGCATGGCGTCGGCCAGGTCCTGGGCCGATATCGGCGCGCGCTCGTTCAGGCGCGCGCGCAGGCCCTGGCATGCCGCGAGGATAGCGGCGGCGCGGCGCACCTCGGCGTTGTCGGACCGTGCGCCAAGCCCTGCCAGGGTGGCGAAGCGCCATTCGCCTTCGTCGGAGGGACCGCTGATCATGTCCCATTTTTCCGTCGGCGTCAGATGTTCGCCGATCAGCGCCCAGTCGTCCTCGCCTCGGCGTCGCCGATAGTGGCCCAATCGATCCGGCAGGCCGTGGCGCGCATAGATGGCGACGGCGATCGCTTCTACTTCGGCGATCTGCTCAAGGATGGCGCGCAGACCGTCGTCGGCTTCGTCTTCACCCGCACCGGTTGGATGCGGGACCGCGGGGGCCGCCTCCTGACGACGCCGAGGACGGCCGAACATCGCGCCTTAGTCGAGGTTCAGCGTGCTGGTCACGGAGACGTCGTAGACGACGCGTGTGATGCTCTGCACGAACTCGAAGAATTTGCGCATTTCTGCGGCTCCGGCGCGCGGGGCGTAGATGACGTCGTCGGGCTGCATCTGGAAGTTGCTGGCGATGAAGAAGCCCTCGCCCTCGTTCAGATTCAGACGATAGACGACCGGCACCCCGCGCGAGGTGGGGGCCTGCTGAATGCCCAGGGCCTGGGCGACCTCCGGCCTCTCGAAGCGGAAGACCAGCACCGACCGGGCGTTGGCCAGGTTGGAGTCCAGCCCGCCGACGCCGCTGAGCGCTTCAGCCAGGGTCAGGGGCCCGGACGGCAGCTCGCTGCGCGCCACGGCGTTGAAGGCGCCGAAGGAGCTGAAGCGGCGGGGCTTGTAGACCAGATTAACTTGATCGCCGCGCTGGAGGCGCACGTTTTCATTGAACTCGGTCGTCACGACGGACATCGGCGCAGCGTAGGTCTTGCCGTCGCGCTGAATCCGAACGTCGATGTCATACAGCGACCGCGACGGGCCGCCCGCAGCGGCGATCACGTCCAGAATGCGGTTGTGGTTGCTCGTCAGCGGTTGGCGGCCCGGATTGCGGACCTCGCCCAACACGGTGACGGCGTTGGACGTATTGCCGGCGACGGTGACGATCACCTGCGGATTGGCCACCTTGCCGATGAGGGCGCGGCGCACGGCGGCCGAGGCCTGCGTCGGCGTCAGCCCCTGAACATTCACCTCGCCCGCGAAGGGGATCGGCACGGCGCCGTTGCGGTTGACGACCAGCGGCGGCAGGGTCTGGTTGCCGCTGGATCCCGCATTGTTGGAGCCGCCCCCGAACAGGGCGCCGCCGGGCTCGAAGATGCTCACGGCCAGGGTGTCGCCGACGCCGATCACGTCGGTCGGGGCGTCGGACGACGCCAGGGCCAGGGTCGAGAAGGACGGCGGCGGCGCGGCCTTGAGACGTTCGCTCAGGGCGAAATCCAGATCGATCAGGGCGTAGTCGCCGGCGCGTTCGGGCGATGAGGCGCCCTGAACGACATTGCGCCCGGACGGCCCGTCGCGCGGCAGGGTGGAGCACCCGGCCAGAAGGGCGACGATGAGCAGGCTGGCGGCGGTTCTGGTCATGGGGCCTCTGTTCAATTTCATCAGATGCTTACCCTTCAGGCGGTCGCGCCGCCAGAGGAAGACAGCACCCGTTCCTGAACGACATTGAAATGGCGCGCCCAGTCCGGGGCGCAATAGGGCGGGGCGACGGGCGGGTTGCGGGTCCAGTCCTCCAGCGCGCTCAGCCAGCCCAGCCCGTCCAGCGGGTCGATCAGGCGGGCGTGGGGCACCAGTTCGCGGTGGGCGGCGATGTCGGAGGCGATCAGGGGCACGCCCATGGCGCTGGCCTCGACGGCGGGCAGGTCGAACCCTTCGACAGACGACGGCGCCACCATGGCCCGGGCGCCGCGCATCAGCGCAGACAGGGCGCAATCGGGCAGGTTTTCGGCCTGATGCACCAGGCCCCGCAGATTGGGCGAGCGCTGCAGATGGTCCAGCACCGCCTCATTCTCCCAGCCGTAACGCCCCACCAGGACCAGACGCGGCGTCTCGTCGCCCATCGTCTCCTGAAGGCGCCGCCAGACCGTCAGCAGGAAGGCCAGGTTCTTGCGGGCCTCGATCGTGCCGACGTGCAGGAAATAGGGGCGGGCGGCCGTGATGGCGGTGCGGCTGTCGAAGGTGCGCTCCAGCCCCAGGTGGGCGACCTCGATCGGCGGGGCGGCCAGGTTGGACCGGGCGGCGAACCGTTTCAGCTCGTCCGCCGTGTAGTGGGAGTTGACGAGGATGCGCGAGGCGTGGCGCAGGACATTCTGCATGCGCCGCTCATGCTTGGCCCCATCGCCGGGGCGGCAGAACTCGGGGTGTGTCACCGGGATCAGGTCGTGGACCATGATGATCCGTTCGATGCCGCCGTCCGCCAGCGACGTCAGGATGTCCGGCGTGTTCAGACTGGTGTGGCCGACGTTGATATAGGCGCGGGCCGAGGGCGGGGCGGCGATGCGGCGCGACCGGAAATACTGTTTCCACACCCGCTTCGGCTTCTTGCGAAGCTGCGGGTTTTCCTCAGGAACGTGGCCGATCACCGAGGCGCCGTTGTCGGGCGAGTTCAGGGCGTCGAACAGCCTGCGGGCCTCGCCGTTCAGTTCGGACACCGCGCCGGGGCCGGTCCAGCGCGTCCGCAGCTCGGTCAGGCGCTGACGGAACCAGTCGTTGTCGACGCGCGCCAGCTGGTCCTTGCGCGCCCGCACCGGCGTCATCCGATAGACGGGATGCTCGATCAGCCATTCGGCATAGGCCAGACAGACCCGGTCCACGCCGGTCGGCGCGCTGCGTTCGGTCCGGCTGAGCAATCGACTGGCGTCGAAGAGCACGTCCTGCACCATCAGGAGACGTATCCCGCCTGCATCAGCTCGGCGATGTGGATGATGGCGACGGGGCGCCGCTCATCGATGACGAACAGATTGCTGATCTTGTTGGCGCTCAACAGATCGACCACGTCGCTCATCCGGGCCTGGGGATCGACCGTGATCGGGCTGCGGCTCATGATGTCTTCAGCGTGCA
Above is a window of Brevundimonas naejangsanensis DNA encoding:
- a CDS encoding DUF3617 domain-containing protein, coding for MRSAIMGGVAVACLLGLSACGNNTKTEAPAADGAETASTAAAPAMLDAPKPGLWRVSTAMEGMPGGAAMAPQDVCIKEAKLEAPANAQQPGADCTTQPFARQGDAMVATSTCALPGNMKADSTIRVTGDFNSRYVTEVTTRMDPAPTPQMAQTKVTMTAERIGDCPASQ
- a CDS encoding class I SAM-dependent methyltransferase encodes the protein MPDLSWNTSLWGDNYGWEEAGEEWSVPWGGSEAQWYGSLFPRLHRLLPASSILEIAPGYGRWTRFLLPNCERYLGIDLNASCVEACRNRFSNASHARFESNDGLSLAAAPDASFDVVFSFDSLVHAEIDVLQAYVAEILRKLKPGGTAFIHHSNYAQSQLVEGQNDHSRAHSVSASAVADLVSVHGGQMVVQEVVTWIDAALLDCLTMFRRPAGQAEVPAPVHLSNPYFADEARLIAHFQAPYSAI
- a CDS encoding polysaccharide biosynthesis/export family protein produces the protein MTRTAASLLIVALLAGCSTLPRDGPSGRNVVQGASSPERAGDYALIDLDFALSERLKAAPPPSFSTLALASSDAPTDVIGVGDTLAVSIFEPGGALFGGGSNNAGSSGNQTLPPLVVNRNGAVPIPFAGEVNVQGLTPTQASAAVRRALIGKVANPQVIVTVAGNTSNAVTVLGEVRNPGRQPLTSNHNRILDVIAAAGGPSRSLYDIDVRIQRDGKTYAAPMSVVTTEFNENVRLQRGDQVNLVYKPRRFSSFGAFNAVARSELPSGPLTLAEALSGVGGLDSNLANARSVLVFRFERPEVAQALGIQQAPTSRGVPVVYRLNLNEGEGFFIASNFQMQPDDVIYAPRAGAAEMRKFFEFVQSITRVVYDVSVTSTLNLD
- the yihA gene encoding ribosome biogenesis GTP-binding protein YihA/YsxC, which gives rise to MDASDEPKVGEYADAEIEAARILFARPATFIMGCAKIEQLPTPDLPEIAFAGRSNVGKSSLINGLVGMHKLARASNEPGRTREVNFFDLDGRMRLVDLPGYGWAKASKTTVKKFQDLGRDYLRGRVTLKRVYLLIDSRHGLKKVDDEALDALDLSAVSYQIVLTKADKLKAGEAAKVQAATLKAIAKRPAAYPHVAVTSSEKGFGLPELRAEIMRTTGVTLD
- a CDS encoding LLM class flavin-dependent oxidoreductase, with the protein product MIPLSILDLAPVPEGSDVGQALANTIDLARHAERLGYNRYWLAEHHNMPGIASAATSVVIGAVAAATKTIRVGAGGVMLPNHAPLVIAEQFGTLNALYPGRIDLGLGRAPGSDQATARALRRTLQGDHDAFPQDVMELMQWFAPATADQRIIANPGEGQDVPIWILGSSTYGAQLAAHLGLPYAFASHFAPGEMMRAIDIYRQTFRPSPHLDKPYVMLGYNAFVAETDEAARLLFTSVQQAFVNLRTGRPGKLPPPVEGYYERLDGAARGMIDAALACSAVGAPATARAALDVFIAQTGADELMLTSQIWDPAARIRSLELLAEAAGRTGRLP
- a CDS encoding glycosyltransferase family 4 protein, encoding MVQDVLFDASRLLSRTERSAPTGVDRVCLAYAEWLIEHPVYRMTPVRARKDQLARVDNDWFRQRLTELRTRWTGPGAVSELNGEARRLFDALNSPDNGASVIGHVPEENPQLRKKPKRVWKQYFRSRRIAAPPSARAYINVGHTSLNTPDILTSLADGGIERIIMVHDLIPVTHPEFCRPGDGAKHERRMQNVLRHASRILVNSHYTADELKRFAARSNLAAPPIEVAHLGLERTFDSRTAITAARPYFLHVGTIEARKNLAFLLTVWRRLQETMGDETPRLVLVGRYGWENEAVLDHLQRSPNLRGLVHQAENLPDCALSALMRGARAMVAPSSVEGFDLPAVEASAMGVPLIASDIAAHRELVPHARLIDPLDGLGWLSALEDWTRNPPVAPPYCAPDWARHFNVVQERVLSSSGGATA